A portion of the Juglans microcarpa x Juglans regia isolate MS1-56 chromosome 1D, Jm3101_v1.0, whole genome shotgun sequence genome contains these proteins:
- the LOC121262880 gene encoding peptidyl-prolyl cis-trans isomerase CYP18-1: MSVTLHTNLGDIKCEIFCDEVPKATENFLALCASGYYDGTIFHRNIKGFMIQGGDPTGTGKGGTSIWGKKFSDEIRESLKHNARGILSMANSGPNTNGSQFFITYAKQPHLNGLYTSFGKVIHGFEVLDLMEKTQTGPGDRPLAEIRLNRVTMHANPLAG, from the exons ATG TCAGTCACGCTGCACACGAATCTCGGGGATATCAAGTGCGAGATCTTCTGCGACGAGGTTCCCAAGGCTACAGAG AACTTTTTGGCTCTATGTGCAAGCGGGTATTATGATGGGACCATATTTCACCGAAATATTAAAGGTTTTATGATTCAAGGCGGAGACCCGACAGGTACAGGCAAGGGGGGAACCAGTATATGGGGAAAGAAGTTCAGCGACGAAATAAGAGAATCTCTCAAG CACAATGCAAGGGGTATTCTTTCAATGGCCAACAGTGGCCCCAATACTAATGGAAGCCAGTTCTTCATAACTTATGCAAAGCAGCCTCATCTTAATGGACTGTACACTTCGTTTGGTAAAGTGATTCATGGATTTGAAGTCCTTGATCTAATGGAAAAG ACTCAAACAGGTCCTGGAGATCGACCACTTGCGGAGATCAGACTCAATCGCGTCACAATGCATGCTAACCCACTTGCTGGTTAG